The following proteins come from a genomic window of Malus domestica chromosome 02, GDT2T_hap1:
- the LOC103408694 gene encoding diphosphomevalonate decarboxylase 2-like produces MADESRKWVLMVTAQTPTNIAVIKYWGKRDEKLILPVNDSISVTLDPAHLCTTTTVSVSPTFDQDRMWLNGEEISISGGRFQSCLREIRSRATDVDDKEKGIKITKKDWENLHVHISSYNNFPTAAGLASSAAGFACLVFALGKLMNVKEDHSQLSAIARQGSGSACRSLYGGFVKWIMGKDEKGTDSLAVQVADEKHWDELVIVIAVVSSRQKETSSTTGMRDTVETSLLLQHRAKEIVPKRILKMEEAIKNRDFASFAQLTCTDSNQFHAVCLDTCPPIFYMNDTSHRIISLVEKWNKAEGTPQVAYTFDAGPNAVLIARNRKTAALLVQKLLFCFPPNSDADLNSFVLGDKSILKDAGVESPEDIETLPPPPEIKDPSQKFRGDVSYFICTRPGRGPVVLSDESHLLNPETGLPK; encoded by the exons ATGGCCGACGAGTCGCGGAAATGGGTGCTGATGGTGACGGCTCAGACGCCCACCAACATCGCCGTGATCAAGTACTGGGGGAAGAGGGACGAGAAGCTCATCTTGCCAGTCAATGACAGCATCAGCGTGACGCTTGATCCTGCGCACCTTTGCACCACCACCACTGTCTCCGTCAGTCCCACCTTTGACCAAGATCGGATGTGGCTCAATGGCGAG GAGATTTCCATTTCTGGAGGCAGATTCCAAAGCTGTTTAAGAGAAATTCGCAGTCGAGCTACCGATGTTGATGATAAGGAAAAGGGAATCAAGATTACTAAGAAGGATTGGGAAAACTTGCATGTACATATTTCTTCATATAACAATTTTCCTACTGCTGCTGGATTGGCTTCCTCAGCAGCTGGTTTTGCTTGTCTAG TTTTTGCACTCGGAAAGTTAATGAATGTGAAAGAAGATCACAGCCAGCTTTCTGCTATTGCAAG GCAAGGGTCTGGTAGTGCTTGCCGCAGCTTATATGGGGGATTTGTCAAGTGGATTATGGGAAAA GATGAGAAGGGAACCGACAGTCTTGCAGTCCAAGTTGCAGATGAGAAGCACTGGGATGAGCTTGTTATTGTTATCGCTGTG GTAAGTTCACGGCAGAAGGAAACAAGCAGCACTACAGGAATGCGTGATACTGTTGAAACAAGTTTGCTCTTACAACATAGAGCAAAA GAAATAGTACCAAAACGCATATTAAAAATGGAAGAAGCCATAAAAAATCGTGATTTTGCTTCTTTTGCACAATTGACCTGTACTGACAGTAACCAGTTTCATGCTGTCTGCCTGGACACATGTCCACCCATTTTCTACATGAATGATACATCCCACAG GATAATAAGCCTTGTTGAAAAGTGGAACAAAGCAGAAGGAACACCTCAG GTGGCTTATACATTTGATGCGGGGCCAAATGCGGTTCTCATTGCACGTAACAGAAAAACAGCTGCCCTTTTGGTTCAGAAGTTGCTATTCTGCTTTCCTCCAAATTCTGATGCAGATTTGAACAG TTTCGTTCTTGGTGATAAGTCAATTCTAAAAGATGCCGGTGTTGAGAGCCCCGAGGATATTGAAACTTTACCCCCACCTCCAGAAATCAAGGATCCGTCCCAGAAATTTCGAGGAGATGTCAGTTACTTTATTTGCACAAGACCTGGGAGAGGTCCAGTTGTGCTGTCAGATGAAAGTCATCTTCTCAACCCTGAAACTGGATTGCCGAAGTAA